Proteins encoded within one genomic window of Methanobacteriales archaeon HGW-Methanobacteriales-1:
- a CDS encoding phosphohydrolase translates to MVVIAHLSDLHVGAHNHVEKTLLDAIDQVNNLNPDLVVLTGDLTDNGYYLEFLKVNEYLELFENPVMVVPGNHDARHVGNETFEEIFHDLSGTLSNDTGDLTVIGLDSSEPDLDYGKVGRPQQIWMEDELLKAQNNNQYQIIALHHHIIPVPKTGRERNVLADAGDILHSLTNNNVDLVISGHKHVPHVWELQKTVFVTAGTVSSLKLRGKDLNSFNTYNIEKNALEINLNQVYGKNHLMAKFENKCSI, encoded by the coding sequence ATGGTTGTAATTGCTCATTTATCTGATCTTCATGTTGGTGCTCACAATCATGTAGAAAAAACCCTCCTAGATGCCATAGATCAGGTAAATAATTTAAATCCTGATTTAGTTGTTTTGACCGGGGATTTGACAGATAATGGTTATTATTTGGAGTTTTTAAAGGTTAATGAGTATCTTGAGTTGTTTGAAAATCCAGTAATGGTGGTTCCAGGCAATCATGATGCTCGTCACGTAGGTAATGAAACATTTGAAGAGATTTTTCACGATCTTAGCGGCACATTAAGTAATGATACTGGTGATTTAACTGTAATTGGTCTGGATAGCAGTGAACCAGATCTTGATTATGGTAAAGTGGGCCGTCCTCAACAAATCTGGATGGAAGATGAATTATTAAAGGCCCAAAACAATAATCAATATCAAATTATTGCTCTTCACCACCATATAATTCCGGTTCCGAAAACAGGCAGAGAAAGAAATGTTTTGGCCGATGCAGGTGATATTCTTCATTCTTTAACTAATAATAATGTTGATTTGGTTATTTCTGGCCATAAACATGTCCCACATGTATGGGAATTGCAGAAAACTGTTTTTGTAACTGCAGGAACAGTTTCTTCTCTTAAACTCAGAGGCAAGGACCTTAATTCTTTCAACACATATAATATAGAAAAAAATGCACTTGAAATAAATTTAAATCAAGTATATGGAAAAAATCATTTGATGGCTAAATTTGAAAATAAATGTTCTATCTAA
- a CDS encoding glycosyltransferase family 1 protein → MKICIVCDFFIPHYHGGGERRYYEIAKRLVKKGHQVDVICMKIAGVTNQEEIEGINVHHIGPIIDKPPHRSSSNFINFIFAVFKWIMTHNYDIIDAQAYSPLIPAFFGAKLKKTPIIGTIYDVSTEDDDQWIQSSKIAALAEKILVRFPYDKIITVSNETKKSLVKYYGVQKNRVSVVYAGVDLELIDSVKVNEKYENTIIFVGRLAPHKHVDHLLKVVKSLKKEISDINLLIVGNGVEKENLISMTKEYDLRDNIQFLDNLDYNELMGEMKKSNVLVLPSTREGFGMVLAEANACGIPVVAYASGGVIEVVENGVNGYLVEPFDLEKLEVVIDSILKNPLKRNNLGENGRKIVEKSFIWDKIVKDILNIYNHI, encoded by the coding sequence ATGAAAATATGTATAGTATGTGATTTTTTTATTCCTCACTATCACGGCGGTGGCGAAAGGCGTTATTATGAAATTGCCAAACGTCTGGTGAAAAAAGGCCATCAAGTTGATGTTATTTGTATGAAAATAGCAGGTGTAACCAATCAAGAAGAAATTGAAGGAATCAATGTTCATCATATTGGCCCTATCATTGATAAACCTCCTCACAGAAGTTCATCAAATTTTATAAATTTCATATTTGCAGTATTTAAGTGGATTATGACCCATAATTATGATATAATTGATGCTCAAGCTTATTCTCCACTTATACCTGCTTTTTTTGGTGCTAAATTGAAAAAAACCCCAATTATTGGAACAATATATGATGTGAGCACTGAAGATGATGATCAATGGATCCAATCATCTAAAATTGCTGCTTTGGCTGAAAAAATTTTGGTTAGATTCCCATATGATAAAATAATTACTGTAAGTAATGAAACTAAAAAATCTCTGGTTAAATATTATGGGGTCCAGAAAAATAGAGTTTCTGTGGTTTACGCTGGTGTGGATTTGGAATTAATAGATTCTGTTAAAGTTAATGAGAAATATGAAAATACTATAATCTTCGTAGGCAGACTAGCACCACATAAACATGTTGATCATTTATTGAAAGTTGTTAAATCTCTGAAAAAAGAAATTTCAGATATTAATTTACTGATAGTTGGAAATGGTGTTGAGAAAGAAAATTTAATTTCAATGACTAAAGAATATGATCTTCGAGATAATATTCAATTTTTGGATAATTTAGATTATAACGAACTGATGGGTGAAATGAAAAAATCTAATGTGTTAGTCTTACCTTCTACCCGAGAAGGTTTTGGAATGGTATTAGCAGAGGCTAATGCATGTGGGATTCCTGTTGTGGCCTATGCTTCAGGTGGTGTGATAGAGGTTGTTGAAAATGGAGTGAATGGTTATTTGGTTGAACCATTTGATTTAGAAAAATTAGAAGTTGTAATAGATTCTATATTAAAAAATCCATTAAAAAGAAATAATTTAGGAGAAAATGGGCGAAAAATTGTAGAAAAGAGTTTCATCTGGGATAAAATTGTTAAAGACATTTTAAATATTTATAATCATATTTAA
- a CDS encoding glycosyltransferase family 2 protein, with product MVETYIITPDYNGKKFLEKYFISLFNQTYSSFRIIFVDNSPNNDSIDYINQNYYNELKSGKIKIIKNPENYGFAKANNQGINESFKDSECEFIVCLNNDTEIKEDFLEKLILMSKKHPEAGSIQSKIIWGQNTSLIDVVGIEYSINGLAFKRGAYESLDKYENEEEIMGSSPAGCLYKKKALSDVEYENTYFDEDFFAYCEDTDLALRLRRAGWKSYYCPKAVMYHYRGGTNEPLSDFTIYHTWRNSTWTIFKNLPKRYIIKKFPLLFASEVAQISINLVRRKTIILKAKWDAYKEIRHFMNKYKTIKKNVPFEDLEKLFIYKWKP from the coding sequence ATGGTAGAGACTTATATTATCACCCCGGATTATAATGGCAAGAAATTTTTAGAAAAATACTTTATTTCTCTTTTCAATCAGACTTATTCAAGTTTTAGGATAATATTTGTAGACAATTCACCAAATAATGATTCTATTGATTATATTAATCAAAATTATTATAATGAACTGAAATCGGGTAAAATCAAAATTATTAAAAACCCTGAAAACTATGGTTTTGCTAAAGCAAACAACCAGGGGATAAACGAGAGTTTTAAAGACTCTGAATGCGAGTTTATTGTTTGTTTAAACAATGACACTGAAATTAAAGAAGATTTTTTAGAAAAACTAATTTTAATGTCAAAAAAACATCCTGAAGCAGGTAGCATACAGTCAAAAATTATATGGGGTCAAAATACTAGCCTTATTGATGTGGTTGGAATTGAATATTCTATCAATGGATTAGCTTTTAAAAGAGGAGCTTATGAAAGTTTGGATAAGTATGAAAATGAAGAAGAAATAATGGGATCTTCTCCTGCAGGTTGTCTTTATAAAAAAAAAGCATTATCCGATGTGGAATATGAAAATACATATTTTGATGAAGATTTTTTTGCATATTGTGAAGATACAGACTTAGCATTAAGACTTCGCAGAGCGGGTTGGAAATCTTACTACTGCCCAAAGGCAGTTATGTATCATTATAGAGGGGGTACTAATGAACCATTAAGCGATTTCACTATATATCATACCTGGAGAAATTCAACTTGGACCATATTCAAAAATCTTCCAAAAAGATATATTATTAAAAAATTTCCGCTATTATTTGCTTCTGAAGTAGCCCAAATTAGTATAAACTTAGTAAGAAGAAAGACGATCATATTAAAAGCTAAATGGGATGCCTACAAAGAGATTAGACACTTCATGAATAAATATAAAACTATAAAAAAAAATGTTCCATTTGAAGATTTAGAAAAATTGTTCATTTACAAATGGAAGCCCTGA
- the rfbG gene encoding CDP-glucose 4,6-dehydratase, giving the protein MNNQLKNYFNGKKVLITGNTGFKGSWLTLWLKNLGAEITGYSEDVPSKPSIFSVLGLKDEINHITGDIRDYNSLKNTIEYNEPEIVFHMAAQALVRKSYLEPLKTYETNVMGTVNLLEAVRATESIKTIINITSDKCYENKEWNYGYRENDPMGGHDPYSSSKGCSELVTAAYRDSFFNKDNYSTHKVSLASVRAGNVIGGGDWAEDRLLPDCIMSLVENKEIIIRSPRSLRPWQHVLDALNGYLKLAIHMMKQGDKFNEAWNFGPTEGNIISVEELVNKIIDFWGSGTYAIKKTDNLHEATLLKLDINKAMFLLNWKPVLSIDESLQSTIDWYKSYYSNNMDMMEFTINQINLYQKKS; this is encoded by the coding sequence ATGAATAATCAGTTAAAAAATTATTTTAATGGTAAAAAAGTTCTTATAACTGGAAACACTGGCTTTAAAGGGTCATGGTTAACATTATGGCTCAAAAATCTTGGTGCTGAAATCACCGGTTATTCTGAGGATGTCCCGTCTAAGCCCAGTATATTCTCAGTACTGGGGCTTAAAGATGAAATAAATCACATAACTGGGGATATTCGTGATTATAATTCTCTTAAAAATACAATAGAATACAATGAACCAGAAATAGTCTTTCACATGGCAGCACAAGCATTAGTTAGGAAATCATATTTAGAACCTCTTAAAACTTATGAAACTAATGTAATGGGTACTGTGAATCTTTTAGAAGCTGTGAGGGCTACAGAAAGTATTAAAACTATCATTAATATAACAAGTGACAAGTGTTATGAAAATAAGGAATGGAATTATGGTTACAGGGAGAATGATCCTATGGGTGGTCATGACCCATATAGTTCCAGTAAAGGTTGTTCTGAATTGGTAACTGCAGCTTATAGGGACTCTTTTTTTAATAAAGATAATTATAGTACTCATAAAGTATCTTTAGCATCTGTAAGGGCGGGAAATGTAATTGGTGGTGGAGATTGGGCTGAAGATAGGCTTTTACCTGATTGTATAATGTCTTTAGTTGAAAATAAAGAAATTATTATAAGATCTCCAAGATCACTTAGACCATGGCAGCATGTTTTAGATGCACTTAATGGTTATTTGAAATTAGCTATTCACATGATGAAACAAGGAGATAAGTTTAATGAAGCATGGAATTTTGGGCCAACCGAGGGCAATATAATATCTGTAGAAGAATTAGTTAACAAAATCATTGATTTTTGGGGAAGCGGAACATATGCCATAAAAAAGACAGATAATCTTCATGAGGCTACATTATTAAAATTAGATATCAATAAGGCTATGTTTTTATTAAATTGGAAACCCGTGCTTTCTATTGATGAATCTTTGCAAAGTACCATTGATTGGTATAAATCATATTACTCAAATAATATGGATATGATGGAGTTTACTATTAATCAGATTAATTTATATCAAAAAAAAAGCTAA
- a CDS encoding Zc3h12a-like ribonuclease, producing MKVIIDASNVAHYGKGKDEKPLLKNILSSIESLKKLGYEPVIIADASLRHEIDNKESFNKYLQDGEFHQVPSGTTADHYILKLAEEDDAKILSNDNFREYFDEFQDINSRRIPFTLKDGEIDIGTSSKPKKIKNILQKISSETLSQFEKKNMDSYRIKKGKKLSGIAIAKEAIDRITKSKEEGIEPKLEGLFMKIPLFEKVMSMVEEAEKTSDFIIFVLVHPKDYKDAVKNAGNIAVTVGDRLKLDHAPLVAVRNDLFTRPGSFELNIIYSDEILEESPYNVNITINDHDYSFVKKNSRNIASTIAARLGTWKFPIVSVKPSMLMEKPGQFDIILEKGGND from the coding sequence TTGAAAGTTATTATAGATGCATCGAATGTGGCCCATTATGGGAAAGGAAAAGATGAAAAACCTCTTTTGAAGAATATATTGAGTTCAATAGAATCTTTAAAGAAATTGGGTTATGAACCGGTAATCATTGCAGATGCATCCCTACGTCATGAAATTGATAATAAAGAATCATTTAATAAGTATTTGCAGGATGGTGAGTTTCATCAAGTTCCTTCTGGAACTACGGCTGATCATTACATTCTGAAATTGGCTGAAGAAGATGATGCTAAAATACTTTCTAATGATAACTTTAGAGAGTATTTTGATGAATTTCAAGATATTAATAGTCGAAGAATACCATTCACTTTAAAAGATGGTGAAATTGATATTGGAACCTCTTCCAAACCAAAGAAAATAAAGAATATTCTACAAAAAATTTCTTCGGAAACTCTTTCTCAGTTTGAAAAGAAGAATATGGACTCTTACAGAATTAAAAAAGGTAAGAAACTTAGTGGGATAGCTATTGCTAAGGAAGCAATTGATAGAATCACTAAAAGCAAAGAAGAGGGTATCGAACCTAAATTAGAGGGACTTTTCATGAAGATTCCTCTTTTTGAAAAAGTTATGAGCATGGTGGAAGAAGCTGAAAAAACCAGTGATTTCATTATCTTTGTTCTGGTACATCCCAAAGACTACAAGGACGCTGTAAAGAATGCAGGTAACATTGCAGTTACTGTTGGAGATAGATTGAAACTGGATCACGCGCCATTGGTTGCGGTTCGTAATGATCTTTTCACGAGACCAGGTAGCTTTGAATTAAATATAATATACTCCGATGAGATTTTAGAAGAATCTCCTTATAATGTAAATATAACTATTAATGATCATGACTATTCCTTTGTAAAAAAGAACTCCCGAAACATTGCCAGTACCATAGCTGCTAGACTTGGAACCTGGAAATTTCCTATAGTATCTGTAAAACCCAGTATGCTCATGGAAAAACCAGGACAGTTTGATATAATCTTAGAAAAGGGAGGAAATGATTAA
- a CDS encoding nascent polypeptide-associated complex protein, whose protein sequence is MIPGAGMNPKQLKQMQRSMKQMGMDMKEVHGATEVIIKLKNKEIIIKNPKVNIMDFMGQQTYQITGKSKEKAIETELVIPNDDIELVATQTGVSKEDAEKALKETKGDLAEAIMRLS, encoded by the coding sequence ATGATACCTGGAGCAGGAATGAACCCTAAACAACTTAAACAGATGCAGCGTAGCATGAAACAAATGGGCATGGACATGAAAGAAGTTCATGGTGCCACAGAAGTTATTATAAAACTAAAAAACAAGGAAATTATCATTAAAAATCCTAAAGTAAACATAATGGACTTCATGGGACAGCAAACTTATCAAATAACTGGAAAATCTAAAGAAAAAGCTATTGAAACTGAACTGGTTATTCCTAATGATGATATTGAACTGGTTGCTACTCAAACTGGTGTTAGTAAAGAAGATGCAGAAAAGGCACTAAAAGAAACTAAGGGAGATTTGGCGGAAGCTATTATGAGGTTGAGCTAG
- a CDS encoding tRNA-guanine(15) transglycosylase, protein MFEIKLKDNLGRTGIIKTKHGEIRTPALMPVIHPGKQSIDVKSLGAEIVITNAYIIYKNEELKEKASKEGVHSLINFDGPVMTDSGSFQLSEYGDVDINNQEVIEFQELIGSDIGTSLDIPTPPYVSRGRAERELETTLERAKESLKYRKDILLNSVVQGSTFPDLRSKCADELGKMDFELHPIGAVVPLMERYQYKDLVDVVIASVSHLPDSRPRHLMGAGHPMIFALAVAMGCDLFDSAAYILYAEDDRFLTVSGTYKLENLVEMPCSCPVCIEYTPDDLRKMEKSERKVLIAQHNLNVSFAEIRMIKQAIAEGSLMELVETRCRAHPRLLDAYRQLGNYMDVMEKYDPASKKSAFFYSGPESLKRVEVYRHLEKMGQMPKKSRIMLLPSNRKPYHKYLPQELGEFYSIGSSEKTGLDDLQIMIVDVPFGLIPLELDEVYPLAQNDAPKILDLDSIEFIKEIVEGLFDKYEEVIVSEDILKQFKLCLYSKYSLPESFKIKIDDQQKIIMVADYQFGHGAGEALFAGNLEIVRSKKTGKIRHIYYGKELIATMRASDGFFVLSKEGARRLHSRMEFPKNRVVVNADSEPYAREGKSIFAKFVIECDKNIKSNEEVLIVNENDDLLAFGKALLNSAEIMDFQVGQAIKTRKGGL, encoded by the coding sequence ATGTTCGAAATAAAATTAAAAGATAATCTAGGAAGAACCGGAATTATTAAAACTAAACATGGCGAAATCAGGACACCTGCTCTAATGCCAGTGATTCACCCGGGAAAGCAATCTATTGATGTTAAATCTTTAGGTGCTGAAATAGTAATTACTAATGCATATATCATTTATAAAAATGAAGAATTAAAAGAAAAAGCTTCAAAAGAAGGCGTACATTCTTTAATAAACTTCGATGGCCCAGTGATGACGGATTCTGGTTCTTTTCAACTTTCAGAATATGGTGATGTTGATATAAATAATCAGGAAGTTATTGAATTCCAGGAACTAATAGGTTCAGATATAGGAACTTCACTTGATATTCCCACGCCACCTTATGTAAGTAGGGGTCGGGCTGAAAGAGAACTGGAAACAACACTGGAACGGGCCAAAGAATCTTTAAAATATAGAAAAGATATTTTGTTAAATTCTGTTGTTCAGGGATCGACTTTCCCTGATTTAAGATCAAAATGTGCTGATGAACTGGGTAAAATGGACTTTGAACTTCATCCCATAGGGGCGGTGGTTCCTTTAATGGAAAGATATCAGTACAAAGACTTGGTAGATGTAGTAATAGCTTCAGTTTCGCATTTACCAGATTCTCGGCCTAGACACTTAATGGGTGCAGGTCACCCTATGATTTTTGCCTTAGCAGTAGCTATGGGTTGTGATTTATTTGATTCAGCAGCATATATCCTTTATGCTGAAGATGATAGATTTTTAACAGTTTCTGGAACTTACAAACTGGAGAATCTTGTTGAAATGCCATGTTCATGTCCGGTTTGTATTGAATACACTCCAGATGACTTAAGAAAAATGGAAAAGAGCGAGAGAAAGGTTTTAATCGCTCAACACAACTTAAATGTGAGTTTTGCAGAGATAAGGATGATCAAACAAGCCATTGCTGAAGGTAGTTTGATGGAACTTGTTGAAACCCGATGCCGAGCACATCCTCGTCTTTTAGATGCATACCGTCAACTAGGAAATTATATGGATGTAATGGAAAAATACGATCCCGCTTCTAAAAAATCTGCTTTCTTTTATAGTGGTCCCGAATCACTAAAAAGGGTGGAAGTATACCGGCATCTTGAAAAAATGGGCCAAATGCCAAAAAAGAGCAGAATAATGCTGTTACCATCTAATAGAAAACCTTACCATAAATATTTACCTCAAGAATTAGGAGAATTTTACAGTATAGGTTCATCTGAAAAAACAGGTCTAGATGATCTTCAAATTATGATAGTAGATGTTCCTTTTGGCCTGATACCTCTTGAATTGGATGAGGTATATCCTCTGGCTCAAAATGATGCTCCTAAAATACTAGACCTGGATTCCATAGAATTTATCAAAGAAATTGTGGAAGGACTATTTGATAAATATGAAGAAGTAATTGTCAGTGAAGATATTTTAAAACAATTTAAATTATGCTTGTATTCCAAGTATTCTCTTCCAGAATCATTTAAAATAAAAATAGATGATCAGCAAAAAATAATTATGGTAGCGGATTACCAATTTGGACATGGGGCGGGTGAAGCACTTTTTGCAGGCAACTTGGAAATTGTGAGAAGTAAAAAAACAGGAAAAATAAGGCACATATATTATGGAAAAGAGCTAATAGCCACTATGAGGGCATCAGATGGTTTTTTTGTTCTCAGCAAAGAAGGTGCTAGGCGACTTCATTCTAGAATGGAATTTCCTAAAAATAGGGTTGTGGTGAATGCAGACTCTGAACCATATGCTCGTGAGGGAAAAAGTATATTTGCTAAATTTGTTATAGAATGTGATAAGAATATAAAATCTAATGAAGAGGTTTTAATTGTAAATGAAAATGATGATTTACTGGCCTTTGGTAAGGCACTTTTAAATAGTGCTGAAATTATGGATTTCCAAGTGGGTCAAGCAATTAAAACCAGAAAAGGAGGATTATAA
- the rfbF gene encoding glucose-1-phosphate cytidylyltransferase, translated as MKIVILAGGFGTRLSEETDIKPKPMVEIGEKPMLWHIMKIYSHYGFNDFVICLGYKGYMIKEYFANYFIHQSDLTINLGKNQVEIHDSKVEPWKITLVNTGENTMTGGRIKRIKNYVNDETFMLTYGDGLGDINIKKLLAFHKSHEKNATLTSVQPLGRFGALDISKEGSVLNFHEKPKGDGSWINGGFFVLEPSIFDYIDGDHTYWEREPLENLANDNQLMSYQHHGFWKPMDTLRDKIELESLWNSKKALWRVWND; from the coding sequence ATGAAGATTGTAATTCTAGCAGGCGGGTTTGGTACTCGTTTAAGTGAAGAAACAGATATTAAACCGAAACCCATGGTTGAAATAGGAGAAAAACCTATGCTATGGCATATAATGAAGATATATTCTCATTATGGATTCAATGATTTTGTGATATGTCTTGGGTATAAAGGTTACATGATAAAAGAGTATTTTGCTAATTATTTTATTCATCAATCTGATTTAACTATAAATCTAGGGAAAAATCAGGTCGAAATTCATGATTCTAAAGTAGAACCTTGGAAAATAACCCTGGTGAATACTGGCGAGAATACTATGACTGGTGGTCGAATTAAACGAATTAAAAACTATGTTAATGATGAAACATTCATGTTGACCTATGGAGATGGTCTAGGAGATATCAATATTAAAAAGTTGCTGGCATTCCATAAAAGCCATGAAAAAAATGCTACTTTGACATCAGTACAACCTTTAGGGAGATTCGGTGCATTAGATATTAGTAAAGAGGGTAGTGTATTAAATTTCCATGAAAAACCAAAAGGTGATGGTTCATGGATTAATGGTGGCTTTTTTGTTTTGGAACCATCTATATTTGATTATATTGATGGAGATCATACTTACTGGGAAAGAGAACCTCTTGAAAATCTAGCAAATGATAATCAGCTCATGTCTTACCAACATCATGGTTTTTGGAAGCCCATGGATACTTTAAGAGATAAGATAGAGCTAGAATCCCTTTGGAATTCAAAAAAAGCACTTTGGAGGGTGTGGAATGACTAA
- a CDS encoding dTDP-4-dehydrorhamnose 3,5-epimerase, whose translation MDLDGVKGDYISDIEIKKLRKIPDERGTIYHMLRNDDEFFKTFGEIYFSTVHPQVVKGWHLHTLMTLNYAVIDGMIKLVLYDERKDSETQGNIMEIFVGEENYMLIKIPPHIWNGFKGIGEKKAIVANFSSIAHDPKEIFRKDPFTEDIPYDWMIKHE comes from the coding sequence ATGGATTTGGATGGAGTTAAAGGAGATTATATTTCAGATATTGAAATAAAAAAGTTGAGGAAAATACCTGACGAGAGAGGAACAATATATCACATGCTCCGTAATGATGATGAATTCTTCAAAACTTTTGGAGAGATTTATTTTTCGACAGTTCATCCTCAAGTTGTGAAAGGATGGCATTTACATACATTAATGACATTAAATTACGCGGTAATTGACGGTATGATTAAGTTAGTATTGTACGACGAGCGAAAAGATTCTGAAACACAAGGAAATATAATGGAAATTTTTGTTGGTGAAGAAAATTATATGCTGATAAAAATACCACCTCATATATGGAATGGTTTCAAAGGAATTGGTGAGAAAAAAGCTATAGTCGCTAATTTTTCTTCCATTGCCCACGATCCAAAAGAAATATTTAGAAAAGATCCATTTACTGAGGACATACCTTATGACTGGATGATAAAGCATGAATAA
- a CDS encoding NAD(P)-dependent oxidoreductase, which yields MTKTVMITGGTGFIGSHVIESLLNNKNEVILIKRSFSDIWRINNFLEDIRTYDIDKIPLQDAFKDEDIDGILHLATYYTKKHSINDISPLIQSNVEFPSKLLDLATENNLDFFINTGTFSEYAKNPIPLNENSKIIPSNLYSATKGSFENILKTYSFHNDIKSATLRLFSPYGPRDDEMKIIPYLIINALKNNSVKLSQGLQKLDFVYVMDIANAYLKTVELINNFDEYNTFNIGGGFPYSIRDIVSIIEELSGCEIDKRWGSLFEEPSVIYSDINKTKELLDWSPSFSIHQGLSETIKYYRDKYDL from the coding sequence ATGACTAAAACTGTCATGATAACTGGTGGCACAGGTTTTATTGGTAGTCATGTGATTGAAAGCCTTCTGAATAATAAAAATGAAGTTATTTTGATTAAAAGAAGTTTTTCTGATATCTGGCGAATTAACAACTTTTTAGAAGATATTAGAACTTATGATATTGATAAAATTCCTTTGCAAGACGCATTCAAAGATGAGGATATTGACGGCATTTTACATTTAGCTACTTATTATACAAAAAAACATTCTATTAATGATATTTCACCTTTAATTCAGTCTAATGTAGAATTTCCGAGTAAGTTGCTTGATCTGGCTACTGAAAATAACCTTGATTTTTTCATTAATACTGGAACTTTTTCGGAATATGCAAAAAATCCAATTCCACTCAATGAAAATTCAAAAATTATTCCTAGTAACTTATATTCTGCCACCAAAGGTTCATTCGAAAATATTTTAAAAACTTATTCTTTTCATAATGATATCAAATCCGCTACTTTAAGACTATTTTCACCTTACGGGCCACGGGATGACGAAATGAAAATTATTCCCTATTTGATAATTAATGCTCTAAAAAATAATAGTGTTAAATTATCCCAGGGCTTGCAAAAGCTGGATTTTGTATATGTTATGGATATAGCCAATGCATATCTAAAAACAGTAGAACTAATCAATAATTTCGATGAATATAACACATTTAATATTGGTGGAGGATTCCCTTATAGTATTAGAGATATAGTGTCTATAATAGAAGAGTTAAGTGGTTGTGAAATAGATAAAAGATGGGGAAGCCTATTTGAAGAGCCCAGTGTTATCTATTCGGATATTAATAAAACCAAAGAATTGCTGGACTGGTCTCCAAGCTTTTCAATTCATCAAGGACTTTCAGAAACCATAAAATACTACCGTGATAAATATGATTTATAA